The following are from one region of the Edwardsiella tarda ATCC 15947 = NBRC 105688 genome:
- a CDS encoding LysR family transcriptional regulator, producing the protein MRINLEVLLILDALDRHGSFAAAAQSLYKTPAALSYMVQKLESNLNLQLLDRSGHRARFTQAGRIILDKGRHLLSEAHALEQQALLLESGWETEIIVALEGYTLPEILHPAITDFLSQHPHTRLHLAPARSAQIGLAGLDTGTDIIIGTAARLPEQGGYVYQALGIIETLLVVAPHHPLAQATTPLTPSQLGQHRTIEMGERLGQPAITHTQEASHAPLIVYDIYCQISLLLNGVGIGYLPYHIARRYLTQQTLIACPLSFSPAHEIAYIGWRAAKNGRAVQWWRERLLSGELRTPLGYA; encoded by the coding sequence ATGCGAATAAACCTAGAGGTCTTACTGATCCTGGATGCATTAGATCGTCACGGCAGTTTTGCCGCCGCCGCTCAATCGCTCTATAAGACGCCGGCCGCGCTAAGCTATATGGTGCAAAAGTTGGAAAGTAACTTAAATCTACAACTCCTCGATCGCAGCGGGCATCGCGCACGTTTCACTCAAGCCGGGCGTATTATTCTCGATAAGGGACGCCATCTACTCAGCGAGGCGCACGCGTTAGAGCAGCAGGCGCTACTGCTGGAGTCGGGTTGGGAGACGGAGATCATCGTCGCGCTAGAGGGGTATACGCTGCCGGAGATCCTACACCCGGCGATCACGGACTTCCTCAGTCAACATCCGCATACCCGCCTACATTTAGCCCCCGCGCGCTCGGCCCAAATTGGCCTAGCGGGGCTCGATACCGGCACCGATATCATCATCGGCACCGCGGCGCGATTACCCGAACAGGGCGGTTATGTCTACCAGGCGCTCGGCATCATCGAAACCTTGCTGGTCGTCGCCCCGCATCACCCATTGGCACAAGCCACCACCCCCCTCACACCCAGCCAACTCGGCCAACATCGCACGATTGAGATGGGCGAACGGCTCGGCCAGCCGGCGATAACGCACACGCAGGAGGCGAGCCATGCCCCGCTCATCGTCTACGATATCTACTGCCAGATCAGCCTGTTACTCAATGGCGTTGGCATCGGTTATCTCCCCTACCATATTGCACGGCGCTATCTGACACAGCAGACGCTGATCGCCTGCCCACTTAGCTTTAGCCCCGCCCATGAGATCGCGTATATTGGCTGGCGCGCCGCCAAGAATGGGCGCGCCGTGCAGTGGTGGCGCGAACGCTTACTGAGCGGAGAGTTACGCACGCCCTTAGGTTATGCTTAA
- a CDS encoding ABC-F family ATPase: MLISNNITMQFGSKPLFENISVKFGGGNRYGLIGANGCGKSTLMKILGGDLQPTAGNVALDPNERLGKLRQDQFAFEKYSVIDTVIMGHHELWAVKEERDRIYALAEMSEEEGYRVADLEVAYGEMDGYSAEARAGELLLGVGIPVEQHYGPMSEVAPGWKLRVLLAQALFSDPDILLLDEPTNNLDIDTIRWLETVLNERNSTMIIISHDRHFLNMVCTHMADLDYGELRIYPGNYDDYMTAATQARERLLADNAKKKAQIAELQSFVSRFSANASKSRQATSRARQIEKIKLDDVKASSRQNPFIRFEQEKKLFRNALELTDLSKGFDNGPLFSGLKLLLEAGEKVAVLGTNGVGKSTLLKTLVGDLTPDAGTVKWAENAQIGYYAQDHEYEFEQEMTLFDWMSQWRQEGDDEQAVRGFLGRLLFSQEDIKKSVKVLSGGEKGRLLFGKLMMRRPNVLVMDEPTNHMDMESIEALNIALELYQGTLIFVSHDREFVSSLATRVIEITPQKVVDFGGGYEDYLRSKGIDE, encoded by the coding sequence GTGCTGATAAGTAACAACATCACCATGCAGTTTGGCAGTAAACCCTTGTTTGAGAACATTTCGGTCAAGTTCGGTGGCGGCAACCGTTACGGTTTGATCGGTGCGAACGGCTGCGGTAAATCTACCCTGATGAAGATTCTGGGGGGCGATCTGCAACCGACCGCCGGTAATGTCGCGTTGGATCCGAATGAGCGTCTGGGTAAGTTGCGCCAGGATCAATTTGCCTTTGAGAAATACAGTGTCATCGATACCGTCATCATGGGACATCATGAGCTGTGGGCGGTCAAGGAAGAGCGTGATCGCATCTATGCGCTGGCCGAGATGAGCGAAGAAGAGGGATACCGTGTCGCCGATCTGGAAGTCGCTTACGGTGAAATGGATGGTTATAGCGCCGAGGCGCGCGCCGGTGAGCTGTTGCTGGGCGTCGGTATTCCTGTCGAACAACATTATGGGCCGATGAGTGAGGTCGCCCCCGGCTGGAAGCTGCGTGTGCTGCTGGCGCAGGCGTTGTTCTCCGATCCGGATATTCTGCTGCTTGATGAACCGACCAACAACCTGGATATCGATACGATCCGTTGGTTAGAGACGGTGCTTAATGAGCGCAACAGCACCATGATCATCATTTCGCATGACCGCCATTTCCTCAACATGGTATGTACCCATATGGCCGATCTGGACTATGGTGAGTTGCGCATCTATCCCGGTAATTACGACGACTATATGACCGCCGCGACTCAGGCGCGTGAGCGCCTGTTAGCCGATAACGCCAAGAAGAAGGCACAGATTGCCGAGCTTCAATCGTTCGTGAGTCGCTTTAGCGCCAACGCGTCGAAGTCGCGTCAGGCCACTTCGCGTGCGCGTCAGATCGAGAAGATTAAACTGGATGATGTTAAGGCCTCCAGTCGACAGAACCCCTTTATTCGCTTCGAGCAAGAGAAGAAGTTGTTCCGCAACGCTCTCGAGCTGACGGATCTCAGCAAGGGATTCGACAATGGCCCGCTATTCAGCGGCCTGAAGTTGTTGCTCGAGGCGGGCGAGAAGGTCGCGGTGCTGGGGACGAACGGGGTCGGTAAGTCGACGCTGTTAAAGACCTTAGTCGGCGATTTGACGCCGGACGCCGGGACCGTCAAGTGGGCCGAGAACGCGCAGATCGGCTACTACGCGCAGGATCATGAGTATGAGTTCGAACAAGAGATGACGTTGTTCGACTGGATGAGCCAGTGGCGCCAAGAAGGGGACGACGAGCAGGCGGTGCGCGGCTTCCTAGGCCGTCTGTTGTTCAGCCAAGAAGATATCAAGAAGTCGGTCAAGGTCCTGTCGGGGGGCGAGAAAGGGCGTCTGTTGTTCGGTAAGCTGATGATGCGCCGCCCCAATGTGCTGGTGATGGACGAACCGACGAACCATATGGATATGGAGTCCATCGAGGCGTTGAACATTGCGCTGGAATTATATCAAGGTACCCTGATCTTCGTCTCTCATGACCGTGAGTTCGTGAGTTCATTGGCC